A single Anopheles funestus chromosome 2RL, idAnoFuneDA-416_04, whole genome shotgun sequence DNA region contains:
- the LOC125766036 gene encoding uncharacterized protein LOC125766036 — MALTEYFSLESIGVGAPRKLMPKEEERANTILKTGTRLLGDRYETCLLWKYDDVRLPCNREMALKRHMCLKRKCDKDPGLAKAISEKMREYADKGYIRRVPEEEIAERKERDWYLPIFPVYNPNKPGKLRMVFDAAAQVHGVSLNTFLLAGPDQLVGLVQVLHKFRENRIAVTGDIREMFFQVRMNPADQRSQLVFWDDGSKRNGEPVVYAVSVMTFGAACSPAGAHFVKNLNAERFADRFPRAAECIKFEHYVDDMLASVETVEEAVTLAEDVRYVHSQGGFEIRNWLSNAKEVVHKLRWGANNEMCVDMSAGQGTEKVLGMWWNTESDVFTFRINPRIDEKLLTGGRLPTRREVLSILMMIYDPLGLIGHFLMFLKILLQDLWRSGIHWDKTVEGEAAKKWLRWTGLLPELEKLAIRRCYRNITSSDVPCVQLHVFTDASQNGMAAVAYLRFEENNTVECALIGSKTRVAPLKFLSIPRLELQAAVIGARFADHIAKTHRLRISKRVFWTDSRNVVSWIRSDHRRYTPFVAFRVSELLELTSVNDWRWLSTKVNVADDGTKWQGDPGLTSSSRWFRGPEFLWEAEEKWPINKDNPGESTEEIRKSVLHLSVIRNAVVNFSRFSRWKKLLRTVGYIHRYAGNLRRRARRADKVVGPLTQEELLAAERSLYIWVQLDGFAGDIKRLKSDVKKKHPWKKVVKRDSVLFKLSPEIDGEGVLRMQGRLDNRSTLGASLGKPVILPRRHPVTDLIIKDFHERYCHQSHGTVVSQLRSRYYIPKILVEFNRVRRGCQSCKIRNAVPNPPLMGNIPRQRIAVNQRAFTYTGLDYFGPILVVVGRHSEKRWGALFTCLTTRAIHLELAYALTTASCILAIRRFIARRGPPREIISDRGTNFVGAARELNIALKDVDEDALKTRFIGPVLKWRFNPPAAPHFGGTWERLVQSVKKILCSFNLPRLPTDEILMSTLTEVEMMINSRPLTYVPLDEEWDCPITPNHLLLGSPDGSKQAVCLDDSPAAIRTSWGALQVNADIFWKRWIADYLPTLTRRTKWFHPVPPIKEGDVVVVVDGNLPRNTWPMGRVLEVTRAKDGQVRRAKVRTASGILERPATKLAVLDIVGSS; from the coding sequence ATGGCGCTTACGGAATACTTCTCTTTGGAGTCCATCGGGGTCGGCGCTCCGCGTAAACTTATGCCGAAAGAGGAAGAACGAGCGAACACAATTTTGAAAACCGGAACGCGCCTACTGGGAGATCGCTACGAGACCTGTTTGCTGTGGAAGTATGACGACGTGCGTCTTCCATGCAACCGCGAGATGGCACTCAAACGTCACATGTGCCTGAAAAGGAAATGCGATAAGGACCCGGGATTAGCTAAGGCAATTAGCGAAAAGATGCGTGAGTACGCAGACAAGGGGTACATTCGACGTGTACCGGAAGAGGAGATCgcagaaagaaaggaaagggaTTGGTATTTACCAATTTTCCCAGTTTACAACCCGAATAAGCCCGGAAAGCTGCGTATGGTGTTTGACGCTGCTGCGCAGGTACACGGGGTGAGCCTGAATACGTTCCTACTAGCCGGTCCGGACCAACTAGTGGGGCTGGTACAGGTGTTACATAAGTTCCGGGAGAATCGAATCGCCGTAACGGGAGACATCCGCGAAATGTTCTTCCAGGTAAGAATGAACCCCGCGGACCAACGAAGCCAACTGGTGTTCTGGGATGATGGCAGCAAGCGGAATGGTGAACCCGTAGTGTACGCCGTTTCTGTGATGACCTTTGGTGCAGCTTGCTCGCCTGCTGGGGCACACTTCGTTAAGAACCTGAATGCGGAGAGGTTCGCTGACCGTTTTCCACGAGCAGCGGAATGCATCAAATTCGAGCATTATGTGGACGATATGCTGGCCAGCGTCGAAACCGTGGAGGAGGCAGTTACCCTGGCGGAAGACGTACGATACGTCCATTCGCAGGGCGGGTTCGAGATCCGGAACTGGCTCTCTAATGCCAAGGAGGTCGTGCATAAGCTCCGGTGGGGAGCTAACAACGAAATGTGTGTGGACATGAGTGCAGGACAAGGTACCGAGAAGGTTCTGGGTATGTGGTGGAATACCGAGAGTGATGTGTTTACCTTCCGTATAAATCCGCGCATCGATGAGAAGCTGCTAACGGGTGGTAGACTCCCGACAAGACGCGAAGTGTTGAGCATCCTGATGATGATTTACGACCCTCTAGGACTTATTGGCCATTTCTTAATGTTCCTTAAGATACTCTTGCAGGACCTGTGGAGATCCGGAATCCATTGGGACAAAACCGTTGAAGGCGAAGCTGCAAAGAAATGGTTAAGGTGGACTGGGTTACTACCGGAACTAGAGAAGCTGGCGATAAGGAGATGCTATCGGAACATAACATCATCAGATGTTCCATGCGTGCAATTGCATGTATTTACCGATGCGAGTCAAAACGGGATGGCCGCAGTTGCTTACCTACGTTTCGAGGAAAACAACACAGTGGAGTGCGCGCTGATCGGTTCAAAAACACGTGTGGCCCCACTGAAGTTTCTGTCGATACCGCGTCTGGAGCTTCAAGCAGCCGTGATTGGAGCGCGTTTTGCGGACCACATCGCGAAAACACATCGATTGAGGATCAGCAAGAGGGTTTTCTGGACGGACTCTCGAAACGTCGTGAGCTGGATAAGGTCGGACCACAGGCGTTACACTCCCTTTGTCGCCTTCCGGGTGAGCGAACTTTTGGAACTAACCAGTGTTAACGATTGGCGATGGCTCTCTACTAAGGTTAACGTAGCGGACGACGGAACGAAGTGGCAAGGAGACCCTGGTCTGACATCATCCAGCAGATGGTTCCGTGGTCCAGAGTTCCTGTGGGAAGCAGAAGAGAAATGGCCTATAAACAAAGATAACCCAGGCGAGTCAACGGAGGAAATACGCAAGAGCGTATTGCACCTTTCCGTAATCCGTAATGCGGTGGTCAACTTCTCTCGGTTTTCACGATGGAAGAAGTTGTTGAGGACGGTGGGCTACATTCACCGATACGCTGGCAACCTTCGTCGACGAGCTAGGCGAGCTGATAAGGTTGTAGGACCACTGACGCAGGAGGAACTACTGGCGGCTGAGCGGTCACTATACATCTGGGTGCAGTTGGATGGGTTCGCTGGCGATATCAAACGGCTGAAAAGTGACGTGAAGAAGAAGCATCCCTGGAAGAAGGTGGTAAAACGAGACAGCGTACTGTTCAAGTTATCACCAGAAATAGACGGAGAAGGTGTATTAAGGATGCAGGGACGATTAGACAATCGTTCAACGCTAGGTGCTTCGCTGGGGAAGCCCGTTATCTTACCTAGACGACACCCGGTCACGGATCTGATTATTAAGGATTTCCATGAGCGATATTGTCATCAGAGCCATGGAACGGTGGTGAGCCAACTCCGATCGCGGTACTATATACCGAAGATTTTGGTGGAGTTCAATCGGGTTAGGCGCGGCTGCCAGAGCTGCAAGATTAGGAACGCTGTACCTAATCCACCCCTGATGGGGAACATTCCCCGGCAGAGAATTGCGGTGAACCAGCGAGCGTTCACATACACCGGGCTGGATTATTTCGGACCAATACTCGTGGTCGTGGGACGACATTCCGAGAAGCGCTGGGGAGCGCTATTCACTTGCCTCACGACAAGAGCCATTCACCTCGAATTGGCATACGCACTAACGACTGCTTCATGTATTTTAGCGATCCGTCGATTTATCGCCAGAAGAGGTCCTCCTAGGGAAATAATCAGCGATCGGGGCACTAATTTCGTGGGCGCGGCGAGAGAACTCAACATCGCCCTGAAGGATGTGGACGAAGACGCTCTTAAAACGAGATTCATCGGGCCAGTGCTGAAGTGGAGATTCAACCCGCCGGCAGCACCTCATTTCGGCGGCACTTGGGAGCGTCTTGTGCAATCGGTAAAGAAGATACTGTGCAGTTTCAATTTACCGCGTCTACCAACAGATGAGATATTGATGTCAACGTTAACGGAGGTGGAAATGATGATCAACTCAAGGCCACTTACCTACGTGCCGCTCGACGAGGAATGGGACTGTCCAATAACGCCGAACCACCTGCTACTAGGAAGCCCTGACGGGAGCAAACAAGCCGTTTGTTTGGACGACTCACCGGCAGCGATACGGACGTCGTGGGGTGCCCTGCAAGTGAACGCGGATATATTCTGGAAGCGGTGGATTGCAGACTACCTACCAACGCTCACCCGCAGGACGAAATGGTTCCACCCGGTGCCACCGATTAAAGAGGGAGACGTGGTGGTGGTCGTGGATGGGAACCTGCCTCGGAACACTTGGCCGATGGGACGTGTACTAGAAGTGACCCGTGCGAAGGACGGCCAGGTTAGGCGAGCGAAAGTGCGAACGGCAAGCGGGATTTTAGAAAGACCGGCAACGAAATTAGCGGTGCTAGATATTGTAGGGAGCAGTTAA